Genomic window (Fundulus heteroclitus isolate FHET01 unplaced genomic scaffold, MU-UCD_Fhet_4.1 scaffold_59, whole genome shotgun sequence):
cccctctgctagcgcggagccacatagagtaACTTTATGTAgcggtcctccagaagcacccgagcagccgggtaagcaggccggctgggtgacggttcgtaggaagcatagctctagattacagcccccagttcaccaccaacccatctgcgtttctaacaaattttccccactcagcgacacacctgctgagaagccgaccctgatgattggcagctccatagtcagaaacgtggcactagagacaccagggaccatagttaaatgcctaccaggggccagaacgggcgacatagaatcttacctaaaactgctggctaaggataagcgtaaataccgcaaaattgttattcacgctggcggtaatgacacccgatcagtgtgtcaaagttggtgttgcttcggtgtgtgagtttgctaaagcaatgtcggactccgtaattttctctggtcccctgcctgatctgaccagtgatgacatgtttagccgcatgtcatcattcaaccgctggttgtctaggtggtgtcctgaaaacgacgtgggctacattgataactggagatctttctggggaaaacctggtctgatccggagagacggcatccatcccactttggatggtgcagctcttctttctagaaatctggccggatttattagtcctcctaaatgctgacaatccagggtccagaccaggaagcagagccgtagtttaacacacctctctgcagcttctgtactgttacccacccattatcctattgagacggtgtctttcccacggccaaaacttaacagatcaaaaactgatctaaaaggaacaaatcataaaaatctaataaaaatccatacggttcaccttgaaccaaaaaataaaagtctccctccaaagactttgttagttaacgaattgatttctgataaacagattgatttgttttgtctcacagaaacctggctacaagaggactatgttagtataaatgagtcaactccctccaattattcaaatttccacattcccagatctgtgggaagaggaggaggagtggcaactatctttcagtctgatttattaattagtcccaggccaattaataactacagttcttttgaacatttaaccctcagtttccctcatccaaactgcaaagcaataaaacctcttctgtttggtgttttgtatcgtccaccaggcccttgctctcagtttttggatcagctgttagacttcttatctgatttggtgttaaacactgacaaggttattatagtgggtgattttaacattcatgttgacacagaaatgtgataaccttagtgtagcctttaaaactatcctagattcaattggttttgctcaaaatgtgcataaaccgacgcactcttggctacATACTTTAGACCATGggcataatataagagtagacgccgCATCGACCGCTGTCGCCTATGGGGGCACCATGttggggcggtcgacagctctgatcagtgtaatgtgttgaaGCCAGAATAAATTTTAATCAATTATAACTTGCTGaatattgaactaattttctttttttttgctgaaaactttaaaagtataggtattataacaaatggttcagtgcatttaaatagtgcatttaaataatcttagtgggtttaaaagtaatagaatattctgacaggatgtatgtatgttgcaAAACATAGCAACTGATACTTTTTTACTAattgttactttttaaataatcgTTTTCTTActatatacacaaacacatttgtacatgtgtaaaaatctcattctaatcaaaaatataaccAATGTCTGTTCATCTTACTTGTTAAAAGTTATCCCTCAAGCCCTGACCTCAATAGTCAACAGACTATTGACAGTGCTGAGGcgtcattagtgtgttcagcttgaatcagcaggatagggtagcaggtcgaccacCACAAGATGgtggccgtaattcctgcgcagtcAATATGGGGTCTACTCTTAATTTCTATGCTTTAGACCTTGGCTGACATATGggattgattgtgaagaattaacagtatttacGCATAACCCTCTCCTATCTGATCGTTTTAATAACCTTtaagttcaatttaactgagttctccacccctaAAAGAAGTTTTCGATGCTGAAGGTCCTTATCAgttcagtaagtgaggcagcgttggaggaatctttagaagctccaacactttttaacaaatttaactcAGTCAACATCCAgtctttatcatcatcattaatgTGTTGTTCTCCAACAGAACTACGAGAACCAGACCTCAGGATGGTGCTTGTTGGGAAAACTGGAGTTGGGAAGAGTGCAGCAGGAAACACCATCTTAGGGATGGAAGCGTTTAAATCTAAACTGTCTTCTTCCTCCCTGACATCAGAATGTAAGAAAGAACTGGTAGAGTTTGATGGTCAGACTCTGGCGGTGGTGGATACTCCAGGCCTGTTTGACACCAGGAACAAGGAGAAGGTGAAGAGAGAGATAGTTAGATGCATCTCATTTGCTGCTCCTGGTCCTCACGTGTTCCTGGTTGTCATCCATCCAAACAGATtcacagaagaagaacaagaaacagTCAAACTAATTCAGACGGTTTTTGGAGAGCAGGCAGCACATTACACCATGGTGCTGTTCACTCATGGAGATGATCTGAAGAAGGATAAGGTCCCCATAGAGGACTTCATTAACGATAGTCCACCTCTCCGCTCTTTTGTTAATCAGTGTGCTGGAGGATATCACGTCTTCAACAACAGAAGTAAGGTACCATCTCAGGTCCAAAAGCTGCTGAAGAAGATCAACACGTTGGTTCAGAAAAACGGAGGAAGCTACTACACCAACGATATGTTACAAGAAGCTGAGAGAGCCATCAAAGAAGAGACTGAACTGATTATGAAAGAAAATCCAGGTACAAATCCTGACGATGCAAGGAAAAGGGCAGAGGAAGATAACGAGTTTATTCGTTACTTGATGATGGCTGGAGCTGCCATTGGATCTTCAGCTGTAGCTGCTGTTGGTCCTGTTGGAGCTGCTAttggggtttttttgggcaTGACAGTGGGAGCTATAGTTGGGACTGTGAAGAAGTACGCCTGTGTTATACAGTAAAAATTCAGCTGCTGACGTGATCATAAACACAGCAGTCAGGCCATTTACTGCATGCATCATTTTTACCAGGCTTActgggtctggttctgctcGTTTGTCAGGTTAAAATGGCCAATAACACCtataagcaggtattaaacatttttctgtattgttttgttggtctaatgtaatattttgaTCTGAAACGTTGTATTTTCATGGCTGTcagcagaaaatcatcatatctagcagaaataaaggcttgtttcatcagtctgtgtgtaattaatctttCTAACGTGTTTCACTGAGTGatggagttactgaaataaatgtgtcACTAATGTTCTCATGTCTGACTCTAATTTTGATTTAATATCTCTGTGTATAAACTGGATGTCTGGTTCCTTGGAGAACATGTGTCAGAAGCATTAAGacactttaaataaactgaagtgaATTGAAGGTGTTAATCAGAAGCTGGTCCTTTGGTAACAGAAGCTTTGTTCTTAGGCTTCAGGAGGAGGACTGGTGTTAAAGCCCAGATCAGGAAAGCAGGAATTAAATCAGCGTTGTGTTTGGGTCAATGATCATTTCAGGAACAacctcctcctgcagcttctgTTCTCCACGTGTTAATAAAAGATCTCCCTGAAGACCAGACTCCATTCTTGATTGAAGCTGCGTGTGTTCTGACTGTTGATGTCTGAGGACTGGCCCAGATGGACCGAGATGTTCTGATGAACTCTGTTGTTTTCAGGCTCAGAGCTCAGAGTGGTGCTGGTGGGTCAGGAGAGAGTGGGGAAGAGCTCAGCAGGAAACACCATCCTGGGAAAGAAGGTTCAGCTCCGTCCCCGTGACTCTGAGCCCTCAGAAGGTAGAAGGTGATGTTGAAGGTCTCAGAGTTTCTGTGGTGGACACCCCTGGACTCTTCAGCACTGAGTCTGCAGAGCAGGGGAACAAAGCGCTGCTAGAAGCAGTGGAGCTGAGCTCTCCTGGTCCTCACGTCTTCCTGCTCACCCTGCAGCTGGGAAGGTTCACCgcccaggaggaggagagcatgGAGACGCTGCAGAAGATGCTGGGTCCTGCTGTCTCCAAACACACCATGCTGCTGTTCACCTATGGAGACCGACTGGAAGACACAGACGTGCAGCAGTTCATCAGAGAGGATGCCAACctgcagaagctgctgaagAGCTGCAGCGGGCACTACCATGTGTTCAACAACAAGAAGATGGAGGACAGGAAGCAGGTCCAGGAGCTGCTGGACAAAATCCAGAAGATCTCCCAGGATGGCAGCCTGATTTATCAGAGAGAAGATCAGGCAGGAGACTCTTTCTTCTCTTCATTAAAAGGTTTCTGGAAGAAGTAACAGAGgcgttaaaggtatactatgcaaccggggttgattttccagcgaggctccccccagagggcgaaagtaaaagtgcactgtcgtaaagatgctcagctgttctggtttctccttcAAGCCAGGctcggttgttttgagcttagcagacaggcgaacgcaacgaaaagtggaaaaaacggcagtacaaacaatgactaacacagtgaaggtatgaacatcagggtttcccgcagcgctatcttggcgctatcttgccgccgccgccgcctcgccagttttattattattatttatttatttatttttatgttggcgagacgctaccgccaccgccgcctcgccgcggtagcgtctcgccaacataaaaaaaataaaataaaaataataataataataataaaactcgatatgcttgcatgtttatttgacgttaacacgcggttctttgttgttgctttcgcgcgtgcatatagtgaatggcagggcaaaaacacacgGAGTTCTctccgtaaagcgagacttctgtgtgtgcgggccgtgagctcttgcaattgcaagtgcggtatttcccccacagacccccagggcggccgagaaaacctttgttcgacctgaaatgactcatttaatcattcaaaacggtatggaacacattagttaactgaaaaatgttgcatagtatgcctttaacctAAGGCTGGTCCTCCATCAGAGGGTGACAATGATGAGGGAGAAGGTCTGACAACATCTGTGCAGACAGCAGCAGGAGGTCCTAAAATGTTCCAATAAAGGTTCCTGTGATAAAGTGTAAGTTATTGATGAAGATGTGGTCCACCTTCTCTGATCTGTCAACCCAAACTTCTGATAAAACATCTAAATCAGTCCAGTCTGTTCAGGGTGTCTAATGTGACAGGTTGTCCTTTGCATTCAGAAGATCATCAGCAGGCAGCTAGGTGGAAATGTCTCAAATATTTTGGTACCCTGTGAGTTTTTGATTAGTGAATTTACACTGCAGGAAATACAAGCTGTGTGAATTCATGAGGGAGAAAACACAGATTGGTGCCAGTTTATAGGCTCTCTAGGTTAATTAAATCAGATCCTCCTGACAGGTTGGCTCAAAGTTTTCACTCTAAGGAAACTCAGGAGGTTCATCCAGTCATTTGCAACCTGGGAAAATATccagttttgtatttttataaatataaatataatataatattaaaacCATATTCCCAACCCTCCATGTTTACATTTGCTGCCAGATGCtggtaaagtttatttatttttgtttcacaataaaatgcaaaGTAAGGTATTCACACCTTACAGAAAAGAAGTTTAGAAAATAATGTAAACTAATAAAACAGGAGGGACATAAACAAAACTAAAGAGTTCAGGTGAACAGGaagaaaacagataaaagtGTCAGATCAGCAGCAGAATgaaggattttctttattttatttattttatttatacatgacATCATtaaattgtttgttgttatttacagACAAAACGAGCTTAAAACCTTCTGAATCCTTTAGATCAGCTTCAGCCTGCAGAGGAATCAGGTAATAATGCGTGACTCGTCTGCGCCCCCTGGCGGTGAGGAGCTGCCACTGCAGCTTGGTAGGCTCCCTCCAGGAGAAGCTGAACCAAAGGAGGGAGGAGCTGCTCTCTAAGCCTACATGTCTGTTTTTAACCACTTCTGAGGGAAATCTAAGTCTGACACAGAAATCCTCCTCGTCTTCAACACGACCCTCAGGGAGAAACGTTTCATTCACATTTAAAGTCTGAAGGTCCTGAGGCGGTTCGGTGTGTTTTCTACGGTTTGCTTTGTTCTAGAGGGAAGGAGGTGCAGGAATCGAgggctctgattggtcagaaacCTGCAGACATTCATCCAGAGACTGAACCCACCGGCTGCTCCTCAGGTGGGCCTCGTCTCAGGTGTTGCTCAGACCCTCAGGTGTTGCTCAGACCCTCAGGGCTGCAGCCAAGTCGGACGGCGTCCAGCGGTCCTGCCCCCATCGCTACGAGGTGGCAGCTTGTTTGTTGCGGAACGTCTCGAAGAACGCCAGCATCCCTTTCCTCacgttgctgctgctgcctttgGTGCTGGTCACcaaggtggagctgctgctgtttctgtgGTGATGGGATGTGAGCGGCGGAAAGGCGGCGCCGTCCATGGAGTTGGCCCGTTTAACCTTTGATGGAGCCGTACGCCATGACTTGGTCCTAGGAGGTGGAGTCTGAGCCACCAGACACTTCTGGTACTGGATCTGAGGGGAGGGGACAGTGGACTGTGATTAACTTTAAACAGTCGTGTTCTCACCGGCCACGCCCAGGAATAAAGAAATAGAcagaatctgtctgacagcacGAAGTCTCTGGATCTAAAGAGATGAAAGTCATTGGTGTTAATCATTCTCAAAAGGGTTTAAAGGTTGTGACATGATGCAACTAAGACATCTCTAGAAACAGGAAGTACTGAGCTCTAATCTGGGAACACAGAAGGTTTTAATGATATATATAACTCACACTACTATCAACagcatccaaaaaaaaaggtaaaaaacaaagcaactggacttgttttccgtagttgaagacgtttcgcttcctctccaggaagatttctcaattcaaaaagtctgcaGTAATGTgaagtaacaagctttatactactgcctaacaaaggccttgtaatggcttagataacatgcagattcaacagaaacaggttcaccccttagtaatgggcggtcgttaaagttGTTAAAGGCAGCAGATTGGacagaaactggtccactcctctgtaatgaggagttgttagggtcgttattggcctggcttaaaggaacgatgtttgGATCACCTGAATGatggtgagagttaaggtgatggttGGCCGGAagtaatcctatagctgtattacAAGCTTTTGacagttggaacctaaggcctcctcctcgttacagaggagtggaccagtttctgttaaatctgcatgttatctaagccattacaggcctttgttaggcagtagtataaagcttgttactccacattactgcagactttttgaattgagaaatcttcctggagaggaagcgaaacgtcttcaactacggaaaacaagtccagttgttttgttttttactttttttggaatgaccatgacctgatgACTAAGAATCTTCAACAGCATCAACAGCATCACATTCTGTGTAACTTTAAGGTCCATTAGCAACTATCAAAAAAACACTTGATCTCAGCTTTGCTGCCAAGGGCTGCAGGAACCCTTTTTAAGTTtagggtgtgattacttttcaCACAGGGCTGGGTTATTTCCCTCAGTAATGCAGGTcatcattttgtgtgtgtgtgtgtgtgtgtgtgtgtgtgtgtgtgtgtgtgtgtgtgtgtgtgtgtgtgtgtgtgtgtgtgtgtaatattATTGTGTGTGGTTAAAACTAGTTctgctgaaatgttttcagtccttttttaaaagtcttgGCCGAGCAAAAGGCCTGATTACCCATGATGCCATGGTGCGTTGGGCAGCAGGAAGGAGGCGTTCATAAAATACTGTGACTGAGCCCAACCCAGTGATCTGACCTTCCAAACCTAAAGCAACCGCTATCAGTCAGAGGAAACAGAAGCAGTGCAGCCGTGTCCAGATGTCCGTCTTATCCGCTCACCATGCAGGCAGCCTGCACCGCCTCAGAGAGGATCCCGGCGTCCGGCTCGCACCAGAACACGTGGCACTCGAACTGCTGCGTGCCGGCGTCCACAATCACAGCAAAGGTGTGGCTGTCGTGGCCGACGCCCAGGAAGGTGAGGAATCGCACCTGACACTCCCAGAGAGGCTCGTCTCCATCCTGCCAGCACAGATAACAGGTAAGGATTACACACAGGTGAGGGGACGTATCACCTGAGGCCCACCGGGACCAGGACGGTACCTCCCCCTTCCACAGAGACAGAACTTTGTCGCTGATGTGGATGACGGTTGGCTCCCAGTCGTCCTGGTCGGTGGAGTTCATGATGCTTTCGATGGCTCTGTTCAGCACCTCCATACCTGCAAAGAGAGCAGGTGGTTACAGAACCTCCCCTCCATCAGAACTGGGTCTGCTGAGCAGTGGAGGACTGAAAATGTTCTGGTGCTGAGGAACACCCGCATCTTCATTCTGTTTAGTGAGGAGCTAAAGACACAGAGTTCCTGTAGAAGGTCTCTGGTCGTCTACAGAGGGAACTTCAGGTGAACCAGGTGTGTCTCTGTCCTACCCATGGCTCTGGACACCGGCAGGTTTCCGATGTACTGGACCTCAAACTTCTGGACCTGCTGCCGTACCGCCTCTAGAAACTCCACTGAAACAACAGGTCATTAATACAGAACCGACACCAGGTGTGATCAGCTGATCCGCCGTCAGCAGGTGAGTCACCTTGTCTGGGCAGGTCTTCAGGTGAGAGGCTCTCCATGGTGAGGGAGCGCAAGGGCCTCATGAGGGCTTTGCCAGACATCATCTGCATGGAAGACAGGATTCAGTCAGACCCAAAGGGAAGATCTCAGCTCTGCAGCCAGAAGGAAAATCATCGTTTTATGGTGTTCAGTAAAGTCATGACAAAAACTGAGTCCACCCCACGGTCCAACAGAACCTCCTTCTGCAGCCACAGTGGTAGCTTCAGCAGTTCTGGACTGATATGGACTCACATTGGACTCTAGAGGACGTTGATATGCAGAGGTCCAATCGCTGTTAGCAGCTCAAAACTAGCCCTCATCATCAtccctccaccaccgtgcttcacagtTGGTATGAGGAGCTGATGCTGCATCTAGTTttctccatcatggttctgtccatcatggttctgttcaTCACAGTTCTGTTCATCATGGTTCAGTTCACtgtggttctgtccaccatggttctgttcatcatggttctgtccatcatggttctgaccatcatggttctgtccatcatggttctgtccatcatggttctatccatcatggttctgtccatcatggttctgacCATCATGGTCCATCATCATGGTTCTGTTCATcacggttctgtccatcatggtccATCATCATGGTTCTGTTCATCACGGTTCTGACCATCATGGTCCATCATCTCTGGTCTCCTCTGTCCAGAAGTCTGGTCCTTCCTCCAGGTGCAGCTCTCCTGACATCAGTCCTGCTGCCTTAAGATGATTTGCAGGTGACCTTTGACCCTTTCCCGTGTCAATGGGCAGCAACTTTTCTTGCTCtgaggtcattgctgatgtctcTGCACCCTGTCATTGTGTTAAGTCCAGAGCAGAACTGCTGCTGATGATCAGCTGATCAATGATCTACCCAGCAGCTCCTGCCTGATGCTGAACCTCTGCAGTCCAGAGGAGGCTCCACGGGTGGACTTAGCTTTTACAACGACTTTAGACTTTTagcagcagagcagagaggtTAGTTTGGAGCCTCCCACCTTTGAGCACATCTCATGCAGCGCTGAGGCGATGGCTTTGGCTGGAGCATTACAGCGAAACACGTGACACTTCAGGACGCAGCTGTCCTTGTCTCCAGCCACAAAGGCAAAGTCCCTGAACgcaccacaaacacacagacagacagagccTGATCAGCTGGAGCAGGTGAAGACCAGAGGAACAGTCCAGACATGACCCTGGCGTTCAGCTGTGAGTGTGGAGGGGTTTACCTGTCCCTGCACAGATAAGGGTGGGCGTGGCAAAGAAACAGAGAGCGACAGTGTTAGAGtgggaaaaaacagaaaggtGAGCTTGACTTTAACTTCGGCGCATGCAGGAACTACTGAGAAGGAGCGAGTGAAGCTTAGCTTAGCACACAGACAGGGAACAACACCATTCAGAGACTGGAGCCCTAGCCAAgcagctgcaggtgtgtctGATGTCAACAGGTGAAAAATACCAACTTAGTCTCAGACTACGAGTCTGAACTGATTCTAGAGACGGGTTCTTGTTTCACCACTGAAACTCTGAGGATCACAGAGTTCAGGATTTACCGGAGCAGCCAAAGCAAACGGAGCTCATTAACTCTGGAGGGGCGACAGCTTGAAGGAACAAACGCTTTACTTTAGCCCCACCTCCAGCCATCAGGGTTGAGCTCTGCTGCTATTAACAAGAACAACGAGACGGACTTTAACGAGCCAAAGCACAGAGCTGCTGGAGCAGATTGCTGCCCCAGCAGGGACCACAGGGGTCCGATCAGAACAACTTTAAAACACCCTTTAGAGACAAATCTTACTAGTTTTAAGGtttatggtttgtaaatagtacaTTTTATTGTTGATATTGTTGATAATGTTGTTGCTCTTCAGTTTAACTTTGCCCTGGACTTCCTCTGAGAAAACcttcttttttctcctcagcCAATCAGCGAACAGCAgtctgatgacatcacatgtCAGCCCTGCTCCGCCCCGGACGGTACTACCTCCTGAGGAGGGGCAAACAAAGCCAGCCGCTATGAAGAATACTGTAATGGAAACGCTCATGAATGCAGACTAGAGTAGCTTTGCCAGGCTGAGCTTGTGGACAATGAGCCAGATTTCTGTGCCGCCTCGCTCTGCTGACTAACCACAGGTGGTGCAGACCTTCCCTGACTGGATATCGGAGATAAAATCAGGCAAAAACATGGAGGAGTTTGACCATCATCATTGACTCACCTGCCATTGTTGCAGCCCACGCCCCACACACGGATGTTGATGATTGGCTGACAGTGGAGGGGGGTGTGGTCTAAAGGGTCCAGCAGGGTCAAGGTGTCTTTCTTCAGAACCATCATCATCTCCCGACCCTGCACAGGTCATAACATGTTCTCAGGTACACCTTCCTGGTAGTTTTTAGTGTAGTTGGCTTCCTTTCATGCCCTCTGGCGTGTTAAACATGACTTTTGATTAGTGAGCCCCCTTGTGGCTGCAAGCGAGAACAGGTAAGGAGAACCTTAGCCACCGTTTTGGTCTGTTGCTTTGTTGTGTAGTTACCTGATCCAGGGTAACATTATTTCAAATACGCAGATCTGGTGTCTTTGCACTGAGACTACATTGCAGAGTAAAATGCCCAGATGCAGGTGCAGTTTCTGCATACTGCCTCTGGGGGCAGCATTGGTGTCTCACCTCCCCCCAGGCCTCAGacctgtctctctgctctggACTGCCGCAGTGAGACAGCTGCTGGATGACGTTACTGACGGCTAAACTGCTGCGGCCGGGAGACaggtcctcctcctccacctgcagccAGCCGAGAGAGCGAACTGCGAAACACTGCAGAGAGAcagattaaatcagattaaagcTCCACAGAACTGCGCTGGACAGACACAaacaggcagagagagagagattagaGCAGATTAGACCACCAGATTAAATCCAGATGCAGGAGAGGACCCAGACTTTCATACTGAACCCATGTTCTTCAACATAATTTCCAGTTTGACAGAACTTTATGGAGAAGATGTGCAGGTCCTGTTTAATGGCCGGAGGTTTCTCCTTCAATCTTACCTTTGAGTCCGGGTCGTGGTTGCTGAGGTAATCTTCCTGGGATGAAGACCTGAGAGAAGAGTGAGCTCATGTAAAATGTGCCGGTGCTGGGAGAGCAACATACGGTCTTCACTGAACAGTGAATGGCCAAATGACTTACAGGGACGTCCCACGTGTTGTCCTCCATGAGGACCTACATTTAGAACCATTATACTGAGGAACTCATCGCTTTGTGGGGACATTTCTGGATTATGATGTAGAAAGGTCAACAGTTAGGATGCCgactcttctgcatcttctccaTTTCAATCAATCTAAAGTGGTAGTTTCTactacgggggggggggggggactgtcCTTACACCCGTAGCCACCAGGGGGAGGCTTCCTACTCGCTTTGACAACCATTGATTTAAGTTTTCCATAATCTACTCTTGCTATACTGTAAGGAAATGAGGTCATATAGTATCTCAACCTATAAGCAGTAACTAGCCTCAAAGGGACTCAGGACCAGGATCAGTGGAATTACATTTGTAGAAATACTGCTAACTTATACAAACTGTTGATATCCTTACATAGAAGCATTTACCAGTGTGATTATTAACTAAATACAAGAGCTAAATATATTCTTCCTTTATGAATCTGAATCTGTCTTATGATGTAACTGAGATAACGTTGGTGCTGCTCCGGTTGTCTTGTACCTTGAGATGCTGTCTGTGTGGAATTGCTGCTGATTGGGCAACCACTTCATGGCAAGACGAAATAAGGTAAATAGAAAGCAGCATagctattaacaatggtctTTTATGGAGAGCTAGCTGCTGCTATGTGGactgagagacaggagagggaCGTGAATGatggataaaatgcgacatgacccTTCAGACAGCGGATGCTTTGAAaagaatccgatacgtatccgaattagtaccacagatggaagtggcacaaactGGAATTTTTGGGGGCCAATAGATGGGA
Coding sequences:
- the apbb3 gene encoding amyloid-beta A4 precursor protein-binding family B member 3 isoform X2 yields the protein MMGKDYMLAIIIVNYDDNIWTDQNLLLDPDLPSGWRTIKDSTGTYYWHVPTGTTQWQHPRLTGIPKPLETPEEEGEQRSNKETEGAAEEWSSSQEDYLSNHDPDSKCFAVRSLGWLQVEEEDLSPGRSSLAVSNVIQQLSHCGSPEQRDRSEAWGEGREMMMVLKKDTLTLLDPLDHTPLHCQPIINIRVWGVGCNNGRDRDFAFVAGDKDSCVLKCHVFRCNAPAKAIASALHEMCSKMMSGKALMRPLRSLTMESLSPEDLPRQVEFLEAVRQQVQKFEVQYIGNLPVSRAMGMEVLNRAIESIMNSTDQDDWEPTVIHISDKVLSLWKGEDGDEPLWECQVRFLTFLGVGHDSHTFAVIVDAGTQQFECHVFWCEPDAGILSEAVQAACMIQYQKCLVAQTPPPRTKSWRTAPSKVKRANSMDGAAFPPLTSHHHRNSSSSTLVTSTKGSSSNVRKGMLAFFETFRNKQAATS
- the apbb3 gene encoding amyloid-beta A4 precursor protein-binding family B member 3 isoform X3, which translates into the protein MMGKDYMLAIIIVNYDDNIWTDQNLLLDPDLPSGWRTIKDSTGTYYWHVPTGTTQWQHPRLTGIPKPLETPQEEEGEQRSNKETEGAAEEWSSSQEDYLSNHDPDSKCFAVRSLGWLQVEEEDLSPGRSSLAVSNVIQQLSHCGSPEQRDRSEAWGEGREMMMVLKKDTLTLLDPLDHTPLHCQPIINIRVWGVGCNNGRDFAFVAGDKDSCVLKCHVFRCNAPAKAIASALHEMCSKMMSGKALMRPLRSLTMESLSPEDLPRQVEFLEAVRQQVQKFEVQYIGNLPVSRAMGMEVLNRAIESIMNSTDQDDWEPTVIHISDKVLSLWKGEDGDEPLWECQVRFLTFLGVGHDSHTFAVIVDAGTQQFECHVFWCEPDAGILSEAVQAACMIQYQKCLVAQTPPPRTKSWRTAPSKVKRANSMDGAAFPPLTSHHHRNSSSSTLVTSTKGSSSNVRKGMLAFFETFRNKQAATS
- the apbb3 gene encoding amyloid-beta A4 precursor protein-binding family B member 3 isoform X1 gives rise to the protein MMGKDYMLAIIIVNYDDNIWTDQNLLLDPDLPSGWRTIKDSTGTYYWHVPTGTTQWQHPRLTGIPKPLETPQEEEGEQRSNKETEGAAEEWSSSQEDYLSNHDPDSKCFAVRSLGWLQVEEEDLSPGRSSLAVSNVIQQLSHCGSPEQRDRSEAWGEGREMMMVLKKDTLTLLDPLDHTPLHCQPIINIRVWGVGCNNGRDRDFAFVAGDKDSCVLKCHVFRCNAPAKAIASALHEMCSKMMSGKALMRPLRSLTMESLSPEDLPRQVEFLEAVRQQVQKFEVQYIGNLPVSRAMGMEVLNRAIESIMNSTDQDDWEPTVIHISDKVLSLWKGEDGDEPLWECQVRFLTFLGVGHDSHTFAVIVDAGTQQFECHVFWCEPDAGILSEAVQAACMIQYQKCLVAQTPPPRTKSWRTAPSKVKRANSMDGAAFPPLTSHHHRNSSSSTLVTSTKGSSSNVRKGMLAFFETFRNKQAATS